The DNA sequence agaacaagccgggcggtggtggcacacgcctttaatcccagcactcgggaggcagaggcaggcagatttctgagttccaggccagcctggtctacagagtgagttccaggacagccaggactacacagagaaaccctgtcttgaaaaacaaaaacaaacaaacaaacaaacaaaccaacaaaaacccccCACCATGCTGAGGATTCCTAAGGAGAACACTAAGTGGGAGTTGGGGTGTGATAGAGCACAACTTTAATTCtggcatttgagaggcagaagcaggtggatctttatgagtttgaggccagcctggtctacagattgagatCTGGGATATCCAGAGGTACTGTCatggtggaaaaaaataaaaaggaagaagaaaggtggGGGAAAGCTACAAGCCAGCTTAGGTTGCTTGGGGTCCCCATGGGAAGGCTTTCATGTGCCCAGCCTTCAGCTCCTGCTAGCTGCAggccctcccccctctcctttttttgttttcagagacagggttgctctgcatattcctggttgtcctggaactcactctgtagatcaagctgtcctcaaactctgcctgcctctgcctcctaagtgctggtgggatcaaaggtgtacgccaccaccccACCTGAAGGCTTCCCACCCTTCCAGCtgctttgggggggggttgtcaACTCTGAGGGAAATTACCCATCAGCCCTTGGTTCTTGGTCCCTTATGTATTCATCATGACTACCAGGACTGTGCAGACTGAGGATGATGAGGTTGGGAGGTTATACCTCAGATGAGGTGGCTCCTTTGACCTCTGCCTAGGAGAATGGGGAGTTGGTAGCCCAATTATATAGAGTTCTTCCTTCCATGggttatttctcttatttttggaAGCCCATTTGAGTTTAaagtaagcaaaacaaaacccaaaggagCAAGTCAATTACAGGAGACTCTGATGGTCATAAAGTATATGAATCTTCCTGAGATACTTCAATCCTAGGATACAGTTTCCACCTGGTTATGAAATGAATAGGCTTTGAGGCATGAGGAAGGAAGGCCATAAGTATATTAAGTAGAACCTAAAATGTCAGGCATCGTAGCTCATGCTTCTAAGCCCACCACTTTGGGGGGGTTGTAATAGAATTGCCAAGATTCCCAAGGTCAGCTGGAGTACATAGTTCCTGGCCAACCTAGTCTAAAGAGTGAGACCCCCGTTAACAAACcgaaccaaacaaaccaacaaaagcacGGAGAAATTAAAGCTAGTCCCTGCATCACTTCGATATTCCTACTCTCTCCTCACATTCTGGTTTCCTGTTTCTCTGGGTGGGGACCATGACACATCCATGACCAGTAAAGGATATGTggatggaggagaaaggaagtgagTCAGCCACGCCCTGCAGCACACTCTGCTCCATCTTCACAGGCGGTAGGAGAGGCCGGCTTTCCAGGTGGACAGGGGTGAGAGACAGAGGGAGCTGCTGCTGGCTCAGCCCCCACGGTCGCTGGGCAGACTCTGGGGAGGTATGACTTTGGAAAGATGCATCCTGAGGAGGACTGCCAGTCCAATGGCCATTGGGCCCACGACCCAGAAGCTGCCTAAGAACCTGATTTTCCCAGATGTGGGAAGGTACAGTTGTCAAGGGACAATTTGGTAGGGGACTCTGATATGATCTGGGGACTCCTCTTGGAGAGACAGGACACATAGGAGAATCTAGAGGCCTAGCCAGGGTTGAATTGCCCAAGGGAACCCCAGCTTGTGGCTGGACCTTTCTGGGCAGGGTGGCAAGAGCAAGTGGGTCCTTATAGGCACTTCCCCCTGGAGGTGAAGGCTGGCTTGGGCCCTCTGATGCTAGTCCCTGGCAGCTAGGTCCCTGCGTGAGACAGCCCTGTGGATCAAGCAGCACCTGTTGTAATACTGAGTCCACAGCCTGGGACACGGCCATGCTCAGTTCTTTCCTCAGAGTCTCCACCAAAGCCCGTGGGCCAGAAGGACAGAGCAGAGGCTCCTCTGACTGCTGTCGGACCTCAGCTGCTCCGGGCTTTACTGCTCCACAAACGTCCTTGCTAGAACTCTGGTGAGGTTTGCTCTGCTTTGCTCTCGGGCAGTTTCTTTGCTCAGTACCTCCTGGGCTCTGCCCCGGTGCTCTGGGCTCAGCAGCCTGTAGGACGTGCTCCTGCAAATGCCTTAGCTGTTGCTTCAGGAGATGAAGCTGTTCTTTCACCCGGGTCCCACCCTTCTTAGGCCCTCGATCCCAGGCAGGTCTAGATTTCGGGGGACCCTGGTGCATGGGAAGGCTCTGTTTTCTCTTCCGCTCCCTGGCCTTTTCTGGACAGAGTGAGCTTTCCCTGACTCTGCCTGACACCAACGAACTAGGAGAGAGACACATGCTTCGGACAATGGTCTCTACTCTGGCCCTCTTTGCCTGGATGTGCTCGTCCCAAAACCAATCGGCATCGGTGAGGCTGGAGCTGGGCCGCAGACCACTAGGAAGGAAGTCTCCGCCCACCTCTGTGGTGGgcgggcttctctcctgttccatGCAGATTTCTTCTGCCAGGTGGGTGCAGGTCTGAGTCTGAGGAGAAAGCAAGACAGCAGGTGGATCCATCTCCTGCTTCTCCCGGATGCTCACGCAGAGCTCCCAGAAGGAGCCCAGGGCCTTTGAGCAGCAGGAGGTGGGCCAGACCGTGCTGAAGGGTCTTCACACACAGAAGGGTGAGAATCAGCTGCTTCTGGGATTCAGGAAGACCAGAGCGATGGAGCCTCTAGGACTTCAGACTCCTGAAaccaaagacaagaagaaaactgTAGATATCAATTAGAGCTATGCTTTTCAACTTGAATAGGCAAAGGAATCGCCTCGGGAGCTTGGTAAAGTACAGGTTTCAATTCAGCCAGTCGGGAACAGGGCAGAGAGATTCTGCATTCCCAACTAGCTACCCCATCATTTCATTGGGGCCTCACTATgagaagcttccagaagagaACCTTTTGGGGAAGAATATCTGTTGAGgcagaataataaataataatatagcagggtgtggtggtgcatacatttaatcccagcccttatgagtgagaggcagatggatctctgagttggaggccagtctgggctacataatgagttccaggacagccagagagcacCACATAGGGAGACCCTGCATCAAAAGACGACAGATGATGATGGAGCCAACTGAACAGCTTATGCAACATCCTCGGGCTCTGAGTCATGGAGGGGTTGCTTGGCTACACCATTCATACACAACTGGTAAGTGGCATGTTGAAGTCAAACTAAACCTGGTTAGATCCGGTATGAGTGAGAGCAACAGAGTCACCTGGGTACTCTTTTAAAATAGCAAAGTCCATTGGTTTTGTTAGAATAAATAGGACCCTGGTAGTGGGCCAGGAACTCCCCACCCCAGActgggtcttatgtagcccaaggtaaccttgaacttactatgtagctcagagtGAACCtgaacttctttaaaaaaaaaaaaaagatctatttattataatCTAAGAAcattgtagctgccttcagacacaccagaagagggcgtcaggtcccattgcagatggttgtgagccaccatgtcaccatgtggttgctgggatttgaactaaagaccttcagaagagcagtcagtgctcttaaccactgagcccatccctccagccccaaaccTGAACTTCCAGTCCCCCACCTCTACCTCCTGCATGCAGAGATTACATGTgtgcactctaccaattgagctatagccccagatttgtttgggttttgaaacagtgtctccctgtgtagcccatgctggccttgaccTGGAAACCTGCTGTGTCAGGTGCCCAAGTAGTGAGAGCTACCACACACCTGAACCCAAGAATCTTATTTGAGAGTCACTGGTATTTTACTGCAGTGCTGCCCTGTATCCTTGAAACCCGGTGATGCACTGCTAGTTTAACTGTCTATTCGGCAGCTACTTACAGAACACCTACTAGGGTCAGGCCTCTGCAGTGGAAGGGCTGCAGTGATTGAGACCGGAAGTCTGCTCTCAGGAAACTGTGGGGCTAGGAGGGGAAGCAGCAACCTGTCCTGAGGTTCTGAGGCCTGCTATGAAGAATCAGGTAAAGAGCGGAAACTGGGAGAAGATATAAGAAGGGAGCTGTTTTTAGGAAAAGCCGCTTGGGGAGTGTTCTACCCACCCAGAGTCTGCCAAGGAGGTTTCTAACAGAGGCAGGACAGATGAGAGCACAAAGCTCTCAGAACTGCCAAGCTGTCCTCTGTGGCAACTCACTGTGTCTCACGCCAGTCTTGACTCTGGATTATTTTCCCACTTTTGCAGACAAGTAAACTTGGGCTTTGTGATGTCAAGAGCAGCTCCTAGTTACCCGAATCTCCTGTCCCCGAGCCGCACTGCAGCTGCCTCTGATTGGTTTCCCTGTCCATTAAGCACATTCACCATTTTCTACAGATGAATGAATTTCCCTTCCTACAGGCCCTTGTTATAGCCCCTCTTGAACCAAATACTGGTGGAAGGGACTGAAGGTGTCAGCAGCCAAGTGCTCGGCATACAAGTATGAGGACCCTCAGCAGCCACAGAAAACCCAGTTATGGTggtgtgtacctgtaatcccaccaatggggaggcagagatgggaggatttggagggcCTGGCTGGGCAGCCAGtttagctgaatcagtgagctccaagttcaataagaaacacacacactagcGACAGCAGAGAGCCGACTTATTTCTGCCTCCTATTACCTTGAGGCTTGCTCTTCTGTTGTTTGTAGGCCTGCCAGTGATATCTGCCCTTGGCTTCAGCCTCCACCAGGGCTTCCGGAAGACCGGCAGAGACACACAAGTTCCCCAGGCTCTGCAAGGGAGCAGAGAGCAGTGCCAGCTGCAGTGCCACTGTAGGGAATATACCACTGAGAGAAAGTTGGGATCATGGGTCAGAGTAACTAGAGGGGTTTCATTTTGAATAAGACATTTGTAAGTTACTAAAATAAAGAGCTAAGTACGGTAGCTCAAGCCTTTAGTCCCActgtgtagtgagttccaggttatccaggggctacacagtaagaccctgtctcaatatatatatatatttggggttttttttggttttttgagacagggtttctctgtgtagccctagctgtcctggaattcactctgtagaccaggctggccttgaactcagaaatccacctgcctctgcctcccaagtgctgggattaaaggcatgcgccaccactgcccggcttcaaaaatatttttaattgaaaaaattaaagatttatttatatatgtgagtacaccaccactgtcttcagacacaccagaagagggcatcagatcccattacagatggttgtgagccaccatgtgtttggtgggaattgaactcaggacctcttgcaagagcagtcattgctcttaaccgatgagccatctctccagccctaatataaaaagtaaaaatagccaggtgtggtggcgcacatctttgatcccagcactcaggaggcagaggctggcagttctctgtgagtttgaagccactctggcctacagagcaagtactaggacagccagagctatacagagaaactgttcaaaaaaatgaataaaataaaatatagatgacAAATTGAAAAATTAATACAAACTGAAAACTTCGTTATTGTTACATTTGTGATAATAATGGTTTGCCCCTGTTGAAGAGAGAAATGTTCCTTAACTTCTTGTGATAATTTGACAATCTGACTATAACTATTCtaatgtatatatgaaaaatattttaaacatttacctTTCTTTCTAGTTATGTATCTGTACATGTTACATTTGTGCATGAGtgcatatatgcttgtgtgtgtatttgtgaaaaGGTGTGTGCTCCTCtgagtgcatgcacatgcatgtgtattcaCGCACAGATCAGGAGCAGGCTTTTGACCTCCtggagctaggattacaggcagttatgagcctgCCTTATATAGTTGTTAAGAACTGAGCTCTGCccctctgcaagaggagcaagccactgagccatctctcaaatccctaaaataataatttttactttaagtGTATGAGTACTGGCTAGAGTCACCTTCTTGGGCAGTGAGAAGAAGATGAACTCTCTCTTTCAGATGTGGCCTGAATGTCTTAGCTCACCCTCGAGGCACATGGAAGGATGTCATGTGGTCAGGCATGTGTTGTAAGTTCCCTTGTGGTTGATGCTTTCTCAGTGACATTAGCCATGACGTCAATTTTCTAAAACGTGGGTCTGCTTATGTCTGTCCATGGCATCAAAGCTTCCCCGGCTCCCTGTGAACGTGGTTCCAGAGTGCTGGCCTGAGCAGTCACATCTGTCACCCTCCTTGCCTTTGCGTGGAtgggtccttctgcctctactcttTCCCCTGGCCTTTTAGAAACTTACAGCACAAATCTCATCTCTGAAAACATCAACTCTCCTTCATATAGGTTGGGAGCTCCCTCTTTGCGGCCTCCAGAAGGGCCTGATTGCCAATTTTTGTCAAATGGATGTTGGCTAACCAGCTGAGCACATTGTTCTGTGGACTTGATTTTATCAATCTCTTCTACTTCTCAGTTGTGGCTCTGCCAAATCGTCATTTTCAGCATTTATAGATTCAGTCCCTTGGATTGAAATATTCCTTTTAAGAAAgcatctgctgggcagtggtggcgcacgcctttgatcccagcacttaggagtcagaggcaggcagatttcggagtttgaggccggtctggtctacagagtgagttccaggacagccagggctacacaaagaaaccgtgtctcgaaaacaaaacaaaacaaaacaaaacaaaaaagaaggcatCTGACAGGGcctagagagatagagagataatTCAGGAATTGAGAGccctgctcttgcaaaggacctgagtttggttcctggcacccatatcagctggctcacacctataatgtCAGCTCCAAAGAGATTTAatgtctctggcttccatgggaacCTGTACTCATGGGCACATAACCACAAACATGGtcttatatgcatacacatgcatttgtgtgcataGGCACCcagttagaaataataaaaatttaaaaagcagggctggagagatggcgcagtggttaagagcactgattgctcttcccagaggacctgagttcaattcctggtaaCCACATGGAATGGAATCCAACCTGAAATggaatccaacactctcttccggtgtgtctgaagacagcaacagtgtactcatatacataaaataaataaatctttaagaaaagttttaaaaagcatccAAGGCCTGGAGAGGAGGTTCACACTGGCAATCCTAGTCCTtgggacatggaggcaggaagtaAGGAGCTAGAGTCTACCCTGAGGTATCAGTGAGTCTGAAGGCAGTCTGGACTACAAGAGACCCTGATAAATTGCATCTGTATTGAACATGCAAAGTTTTCTCTTGTTATTATTCCCCAAACAGTACAGTTTAACAACTCTTCATATGGTGTTCATATTGTTCTAGAACTGTAAGTAATCTGGTAGCGGGGGTGGGAGGTGTGGAGCCAGTCCCCCTCAGACACCAAAGGACCACTGTGCTTTATTTCAGCTCCCTTAAGCATCTAGCCCAGACCCCTGTGCATGAAACAAAGCAAGCCTTTAGTCTTAacatgtaggaggcagaggcaggccatcctggtctacatagtgagtaccaagCTAGCCCAGGCctatatatgagaccctgtctctaaagaaatatttaattaaaaaaaaattgaaaatagatgaCTTGGAAAATTAGCAGAACGATGAAGACAGGTAAATGGAGACActaagcagacacacacacacacacacacacacacacacacacacacacagcctttgccAGATCTCTTTGTGGGTTACTTAAATTATTGTATCTCTTCTAAAGGTCCATATGGTCTGTGTGCCCCATAACACAGAAGTGTTAAGCTAAGAGACAGCAATACAGTGCTGGTGATTgttttgtgaatatgtgtgttttggttttacttttttgtttattttgaggcagtctcaCTATGTTACtttagctggcctgaaacttgcggtgtagaccaggttggctttgaagtCACAGACATCCAtccacctgctgggattaaaggaatgcaccaccacactgagcCACagtgagggttttgttttttaaacaaaaacattcatttatttaatggagtgggagaggaggagcaTACAACAGCATACATATGAAAGTCAGAGACCAGCTTGCAGAATAAgatctcttccaccatgtgggtcttgaggattgaactcagatcatcaggtttggcagtaaGTGCCCAAGGCCCGAGTAAGTTTAATGAGGCAACAAGGAACAGAGAGATACCTTGAGGCTGAAAACTGGAAATCCAGTTAGACTCCATATGGTCAGATGTCCAGAAGTGTTTACAGCCACGTCTGCAGGacagtcatggaaacagaaagactcGGAGTACTAAGAAAGCAGGGGCCTCTGTGCTGAGGCCCAGCATGCTGCCCTGAGCCTCTGTCCTGGTGAGCAGGGCCTAAGCACGGATGTTCTTTGTTTGAAAATTAACTAGCAGTGCTCCCATATGCAGTGACACGAGCAGCGATGTAACAGCTACAGCCTCAGAAGCAGCTTCATCACTCTCCTGAGATTCGGAGAGCAATGGAGGATCAGCTTACTccacaaatacagaaatgtattaggaagaaaaccaaaaccctgCAATGCTGTCTCTCAGGAAATCACTGTGACCATTGTGGTATGCATAGCTTTCTCCCAAACTACTTACCCTGTGTGCATAGAACTTTACATAGTTTCTTACAATAGtgtcattttgaaaatcaaaatagtATTACAGATAAATTCTGTagtctcctttttcctctttcacGCCCATTAACATCAGTTTCAACACTATGAAAGATGACAGTAATTATAGGTATTAATTATATATGATGTTAAATGTTATTATAATTTAAAGTTCTCTCTTAGTCACATGTAATGGCCCATACCTTTATGGCAGGAGAATCTTTgcgagttcaaggacagcctggtctacttagtgagtttcaggacagcaaggactacattAGGAGACtctatcttgaaaataaaacagttCTCTCTTGGTAGCTGaactcctttctgtcttttgctAGCATTGTAGTACAATGTGTATTTTGGTATCAATACACAATAAGTGTTAAAGGCGTGGGCCTCGCAGCCACTTACCTAGCTGTGAGAACCCTGTGTGTCTTACAACTTTCTCAGTTGTCTGCTGGGGAAACCAGAACATCTGAGAATTGTTTAAGGATCCTGTGACCTAATACTGGCTAGTTTTAGAACAGCTCCCAACCCGTACTGATTACACGGAACTGTTGACTATGCTATTATGAATAATACAAGCATTAGCATTCACACATGTATCCTTGAGAATTTATATTTATGGATTTGTTTGAGGCAGTGCctcgctatgtagccctggctggcttcccAAGTAATGGGACTAAAgtcctgagccaccatgcccacatttaatttttttttatttttaaatttatttattttattttatggaccTGAGTGGTTTTTTTCTGTGGACCATATAcctgcctggtgcctatggaggtcaaaagaggccAGTAGATCCtgtggaactgcagttacaggtgtatgtgagctgctatgtgtgagtgtgttggaaatcaaacccaggtcttcacaAGAAAggtaagtgctcttaagtgctgagcgcTCTCTCTGGCCCCTCTATTTACTAATTTTGATACATTTCTAGAAGTAGCAATACTGTACCAAAAACTAAATATCTATCTATTAAACTTTTATACTTTTTACCAGACTGCCCCCTAGAAATATATCAGCTGACCAAGAGGGACAGAGGAGTGGGGGGGAAACTTTTAGCACCTTCACTCTGTCCCATGGTTGAAATTTTATAAcaatgtctttgtgtgtttgttactTGTGATTaaatgcacgtgtgtgtgtgtgtgtgtgtgtgtgtgtgtgtgtgtgtgtgtgtgtacttctagTTAGCTCTCAGTTTACTCTGTTAATATATCTCTATCAAAGAACCTGCCACGGCTACTTCCTCAGCAATGCAACTGACATTGACATTTAAATCTTTGTCACTTTGCTGGGTGAAATTTTAAGGCAAGGAATCCTGAGTGAATATGTATTGTTGACATGGGCACAGCCATGCCAAAGACCCCAATGCCTCAGCCCCAGGggagtggcaaagccttccctgggTAAACCTCAAGGGGATGGCAAAGCTTGCTCTGGAGTGCAAATGTTGACAGTATGTGCAGAAAATTCCACAGTCACTTCCTCCTCCCAGAGGTTCACA is a window from the Mastomys coucha isolate ucsf_1 unplaced genomic scaffold, UCSF_Mcou_1 pScaffold6, whole genome shotgun sequence genome containing:
- the Prox2 gene encoding prospero homeobox protein 2, which encodes MDPPAVLLSPQTQTCTHLAEEICMEQERSPPTTEVGGDFLPSGLRPSSSLTDADWFWDEHIQAKRARVETIVRSMCLSPSSLVSGRVRESSLCPEKARERKRKQSLPMHQGPPKSRPAWDRGPKKGGTRVKEQLHLLKQQLRHLQEHVLQAAEPRAPGQSPGGTEQRNCPRAKQSKPHQSSSKDVCGAVKPGAAEVRQQSEEPLLCPSGPRALVETLRKELSMAVSQAVDSVLQQVLLDPQGCLTQGPSCQGLASEGPSQPSPPGGSAYKDPLALATLPRKVQPQAGVPLGNSTLARPLDSPMCPVSPRGVPRSYQSPLPNCPLTTVPSHIWENQVLRQLLGRGPNGHWTGSPPQDASFQSHTSPESAQRPWGLSQQQLPLSLTPVHLESRPLLPPVKMEQSVLQGVADSLPFSSIHIQEGLSPGHLKKAKLMFFFTRYPSSSLLKAYFPDVQFNRCITSQMIKWFSNFREFYYIQMEKYARQALSDGVTNAQALAVLRDSELFRVLNTHYNKGNDFEVPDCFLEIATLTLQEFFRAVVTGRDSDPSWKKPIYKIISKLDSDIPEILKSSSYPPGLFLS